A single Mastomys coucha isolate ucsf_1 chromosome X, UCSF_Mcou_1, whole genome shotgun sequence DNA region contains:
- the Cfp gene encoding properdin produces MAAGLQAPQWLLLLLVILPTTGSDPVLCFTQYEESSGRCKGLLGRGIRVEDCCLNAAYAFQEHDGGLCQACRSPQWSAWSLWGPCSVTCSEGSQLRHRRCVGRGGQCSEKVAPGTLEWQLQACEDQPCCPEMGGWSEWGPWGPCSVTCSKGTQTRQRVCNNPAPKCGGHCPGEAQQSQACDTQKICPTHGAWASWGPWNPCSGSCLGGAQEPKETRSRSCSAPAPSHQPPGKPCSGPAYEHRGCSGLPPCPVAGGWGPWGPSSPCPVTCGLGQTLERRTCDHPAPRHGGPFCAGDATRNHICNTAIPCPVNGEWEAWGKWSHCSRVRMKSISCDEIPGQQSRSRSCGGRKFNGQPCTGKLQDIRHCYDIHNCVLKGSWSQWSTWGLCTPPCGPNPTRVRQRLCTPLLPKYSPTVSMVEGQGEKNVTFWGTPRPLCESLQGQKLVVEEKRPCLHVPACKDPEEKKP; encoded by the exons ATGGCTGCTGGATTGCAAGCCCCTCAGTggctcctgctgctcctggttATACTGCCAACCACAG GCTCAGACCCTGTGCTCTGCTTCACCCAGTATGAGGAGTCCTCTGGCAGGTGCAAAGGCCTACTTGGGAGAGGCATCAGGGTAGAAGACTGCTGTCTCAATGCTGCCTATGCCTTCCAGGAACACGATGGTGGCCTCTGTCAGGCATGCAG GTCCCCACAATGGTCAGCATGGTCCTTATGGGGGCCCTGCTCAGTCACATGCTCTGAGGGATCCCAGCTGCGACACAGGCGCTGTGTGGGCAGGGGTGGGCAGTGCTCTGAGAAGGTGGCTCCTGGAACTCTTGAGTGGCAGCTACAGGCCTGTGAGGACCAGCCATGCTGTCCAG AGATGGGTGGCTGGTCTGAGTGGGGACCCTGGGGGCCTTGCTCTGTCACATGCTCCAAAGGAACCCAGACCCGTCAACGAGTATGTAATAATCCTGCTCCTAAGTGTGGGGGCCACTGCCCAGGAGAGGCCCAGCAATCACAGGCCTGTGACACTCAGAAGATCTGCCCCA CACATGGGGCCTGGGCATCCTGGGGCCCCTGGAACCCCTGCTCAGGATCCTGCCTTGGTGGAGCTCAAGAACCTAAGGAGACACGAAGCCGCTCATGTTCTGCACCAGCACCTTCACACCAGCCCCCTGGGAAGCCCTGCTCAGGACCAGCCTATGAGCATCGGGGCTGCAGTGGCCTACCACCTTGCCCAG TGGCTGGTGGCTGGGGGCCATGGGGCCCTTCGAGCCCTTGCCCTGTGACTTGTGGCCTGGGCCAGACCCTAGAACGTCGGACATGTGATCACCCTGCACCCCGTCATGGGGGCCCCTTTTGTGCTGGTGATGCTACTCGGAACCACATCTGTAACACAGCCATACCTTGCCCTG TAAATGGGGAGTGGGAGGCCTGGGGAAAATGGAGTCACTGCAGCCGTGTGAGAATGAAGTCCATCAGCTGTGACGAAATCCCAGGCCAACAGTCACGTTCAAGGAGCTGTGGTGGCCGCAAATTTAATGGGCAGCCATGTACTGGGAAACTCCAGGATATTCGACACTGCTATGACATCCATAACTGTGTCT TGAAAGGTTCATGGTCACAGTGGAGTACCTGGGGTCTGTGCACACCACCATGTGGACCCAACCCCACCCGTGTCCGCCAGCGCCTCTGCACACCTTTGCTCCCCAAGTACTC GCCTACAGTTTCCATGGTTGAAGGTCAAGGTGAGAAGAATGTTACCTTCTGGGGGACCCCACGGCCACTGTGTGAATCACTACAGGGGCAGAAGCTGGTGGTGGAAGAGAAACGGCCATGTCTACATGTGCCTGCCTGCAAAGACCCAGAAGAGAAGAAACCCTAA